In one Umezawaea sp. Da 62-37 genomic region, the following are encoded:
- a CDS encoding tyrosine-type recombinase/integrase has translation MKRGDWVDPDAGKVKLVDYAEKWVKERDLGDRTRELYSGYLKNHVGPHLGDLTLIEISAPRVRTWRMDLIDAGTGASTVAKSYRFLRTVLNTAVDDELIRKNPCRIKGAGQEKAAERPHASLAEVFRIAAKIQGRYRLLVLLAAFAQLRFGELVALRRSDLTLPLLRTPTKEEIDAGADPDELIDDGTPVVRVDRALAQLDSGEQKLKAPKSDAGRRTVALPAAILPVLRQHLATPGFTDAGPNGRLFRGAKGATPRRNNFNGTWKAAVRKAEANPELHLHDLRHAGATLTAQTGATLKEIMSRIGHSSTRAAMVYQHATSKRDQEIAVALNALISAAMTEAEAGTGEADGDDSTD, from the coding sequence ATGAAGCGGGGCGACTGGGTCGACCCGGATGCGGGGAAGGTCAAGCTCGTCGACTACGCGGAAAAGTGGGTCAAGGAAAGGGACCTGGGGGATAGGACTCGGGAGTTGTACTCCGGGTACCTGAAGAACCATGTCGGTCCCCACCTGGGAGATCTGACACTCATTGAGATCTCGGCACCTCGGGTTCGTACGTGGCGAATGGATCTGATCGACGCTGGCACCGGGGCATCGACCGTGGCGAAGTCCTATAGGTTCCTGCGAACCGTGCTGAACACCGCCGTCGATGACGAGCTGATCCGGAAGAACCCGTGTCGTATCAAGGGGGCAGGCCAGGAAAAGGCCGCCGAGAGGCCGCACGCTTCACTGGCGGAGGTCTTCAGGATCGCTGCGAAGATCCAGGGCCGCTACCGACTACTGGTGCTCTTGGCCGCGTTCGCTCAACTGCGGTTCGGTGAACTGGTCGCGCTGCGCCGAAGTGACCTCACGCTCCCACTGCTGAGGACACCGACCAAGGAGGAGATCGACGCCGGAGCCGACCCTGACGAGCTGATCGACGACGGAACGCCGGTAGTCCGCGTGGATCGCGCGCTTGCCCAGCTCGACAGCGGAGAACAGAAGTTGAAAGCTCCGAAGTCCGACGCTGGGCGGCGCACGGTGGCACTGCCTGCCGCGATTCTGCCGGTGCTGCGCCAACACCTGGCCACCCCTGGATTCACCGACGCAGGACCGAACGGGAGGCTGTTTCGCGGCGCGAAGGGAGCCACGCCCCGACGGAACAACTTCAATGGCACCTGGAAGGCCGCGGTGCGCAAGGCTGAGGCCAACCCCGAACTGCATCTACACGATCTCCGCCACGCGGGTGCCACGTTGACGGCTCAGACGGGGGCGACGCTCAAAGAGATCATGTCCAGGATCGGGCACTCCAGTACGCGGGCGGCGATGGTCTACCAGCACGCGACCAGCAAGCGTGATCAGGAGATCGCTGTCGCCCTGAACGCCTTGATCAGCGCGGCCATGACGGAGGCTGAAGCGGGCACGGGCGAGGCGGATGGGGACGACTCGACGGACTGA
- a CDS encoding glycoside hydrolase family 38 C-terminal domain-containing protein codes for MHDERALLEERLNRTLRERIRPALYGDSTPVELSVWHAPGEPVPVAEALAAGYEPAGVGDAWGPPWSTSWFRLAAEVPTEWEGRQVEVVVDLGFTHPGPGFQAEGLAYNASGEPVKGIEPRNTHLPVSGPAVLYYLEAAGNPTILDFEPFAPTPLGDKETAGTEPLYRILRADLAVFEPEVWHLITELQVLQGLMKELPQHEPRRHRILHAIDRSLDLLDTQDVAGSAASARSALAEVLSRRANASAHRVSAVGHAHIDSAWLWPLRETVRKCARTFSNVTALMDDYPEFVFACSQAQQYAWMKEHHPAVFERIATKVAAGQFIPVGGMWVESDTNMPGGEAMARQLVHGKRFFLDEFGVETEEVWLPDSFGYSAALPQLIKLSGSKWFLTQKLSWNQINKFPHSTFWWEGIDGSRVFTHFPPVDTYNSSLSGEELARASRQFAEHAVATRSLVPFGYGDGGGGPTREMLETAKRVADLEGSPTVTIETPAAFFQGAQDEYPNAPVWAGELYLEKHRATYTTQARTKQGNRRSEHLLREAELWATAAFLDTGVDYPYEALDRLWKTVLLHQFHDILPGSSIAWVHREAEATYARVAGELGGIIDGSVAALAGEGTNDLVFDAVSATARRVPVAASVAPVDGVLDNGLVRITVSPSGLLTSVYDIAARREILPPGAVGNLPQVHADTPNQWDAWDIDPFYRNNRVDLVDGEVTALPDGLLVRRSFGKSTITQTLRLAEGARQLDIDTEVDWQEVEKLLKLAFPLDVRAEVSTAETQFGHLHRPIHVNTSWEAAKFEICAHRWLHVGEPGYGVALANDSTYGHDVTRTTRDDGGTTTTVRLSLLRAPRFPDPHTDQGTHRFRHALVIGAGIAEAVAAGYRINLPQRVVRGAREVEPLVSVDNPAVVIEAVKLADDRSGDVVVRLYESLGGRARTTLRTSFPSQAVIETDLLERPLADSSADLELRPFQVLTLRFTRPGGESTH; via the coding sequence GTGCACGACGAACGCGCGCTACTGGAAGAGCGGCTGAACCGGACCCTGCGGGAACGGATCCGGCCCGCGCTCTACGGCGACTCCACGCCGGTCGAGCTGTCGGTGTGGCACGCGCCCGGCGAACCCGTGCCGGTGGCCGAGGCGCTGGCCGCGGGCTACGAACCCGCCGGCGTCGGCGACGCGTGGGGGCCGCCGTGGAGCACCAGCTGGTTCCGGCTGGCCGCGGAGGTGCCGACGGAGTGGGAGGGCAGGCAGGTCGAGGTCGTGGTGGACCTCGGGTTCACCCACCCCGGCCCCGGTTTCCAGGCGGAGGGGTTGGCGTACAACGCCTCCGGTGAGCCGGTGAAGGGCATCGAGCCGCGCAACACCCATCTGCCGGTGTCGGGTCCGGCGGTCCTGTACTACCTGGAGGCCGCGGGCAACCCGACGATCCTGGACTTCGAGCCGTTCGCGCCGACCCCGTTGGGGGACAAGGAGACCGCGGGCACCGAACCGCTCTACCGGATCCTGCGCGCCGACCTCGCGGTGTTCGAACCCGAGGTGTGGCACCTGATCACGGAGCTGCAGGTGTTGCAGGGACTGATGAAGGAGCTGCCCCAGCACGAGCCGCGGCGGCACCGGATCCTGCACGCCATCGACCGCTCCCTGGACCTGCTGGACACCCAGGACGTGGCGGGCAGTGCCGCTTCGGCGAGGTCAGCGCTGGCGGAGGTGCTGTCGCGGCGGGCGAACGCGAGCGCGCACCGGGTGTCCGCGGTCGGGCACGCGCACATCGACTCCGCGTGGCTGTGGCCGTTGCGGGAGACCGTGCGCAAGTGCGCGCGGACGTTCAGCAACGTCACCGCGCTGATGGACGACTACCCGGAGTTCGTCTTCGCCTGCTCGCAGGCGCAGCAGTACGCGTGGATGAAGGAGCACCACCCGGCGGTGTTCGAGCGGATCGCCACGAAGGTCGCCGCGGGCCAGTTCATCCCGGTCGGCGGCATGTGGGTCGAGTCGGACACGAACATGCCCGGCGGCGAGGCGATGGCCCGGCAACTGGTGCACGGCAAGCGGTTCTTCCTCGACGAGTTCGGCGTCGAGACCGAGGAGGTGTGGCTGCCGGACTCGTTCGGCTACAGCGCGGCGCTCCCGCAGCTGATCAAGCTGTCGGGGTCCAAGTGGTTCCTGACGCAGAAGCTGTCCTGGAACCAGATCAACAAGTTCCCGCACTCCACGTTCTGGTGGGAGGGCATCGACGGCAGCCGGGTGTTCACCCACTTCCCACCCGTGGACACCTACAACTCCTCGCTGTCCGGCGAGGAACTGGCCCGTGCAAGCAGGCAGTTCGCCGAGCACGCCGTCGCGACCCGGTCGCTGGTGCCGTTCGGGTACGGCGACGGCGGTGGCGGGCCGACGCGGGAGATGCTGGAGACGGCCAAGCGCGTGGCGGACCTGGAGGGTTCGCCGACCGTGACGATCGAGACGCCCGCCGCGTTCTTCCAGGGGGCGCAGGACGAGTACCCGAACGCGCCGGTGTGGGCGGGTGAGCTGTACCTGGAGAAGCACCGCGCCACCTACACCACGCAGGCGCGCACCAAGCAGGGCAACCGGCGCAGCGAGCACCTGCTGCGCGAGGCGGAGTTGTGGGCGACGGCGGCTTTTTTGGACACCGGCGTCGACTACCCGTACGAGGCGTTGGACCGGTTGTGGAAAACCGTGCTGCTGCACCAGTTCCACGACATCCTGCCCGGCAGCTCGATCGCCTGGGTGCACCGCGAGGCCGAGGCGACCTACGCACGGGTTGCTGGTGAACTAGGCGGGATCATCGACGGTTCCGTGGCGGCGTTGGCCGGCGAAGGCACGAACGACCTGGTGTTCGACGCCGTGTCGGCGACCGCGCGCAGGGTGCCGGTCGCGGCCTCGGTCGCGCCGGTCGACGGCGTGCTGGACAACGGCCTGGTGCGGATCACCGTGTCCCCCAGCGGCCTGCTGACCTCGGTGTACGACATCGCGGCACGACGGGAGATCCTGCCGCCCGGCGCCGTCGGCAACCTGCCGCAGGTGCACGCCGACACGCCGAACCAGTGGGACGCCTGGGACATCGATCCCTTCTACCGCAACAACCGCGTCGACCTGGTCGACGGTGAGGTGACCGCGCTGCCGGACGGACTGCTGGTGCGGCGCTCGTTCGGCAAGTCGACGATCACCCAGACGTTGCGGCTGGCCGAGGGCGCGAGGCAGTTGGACATCGACACCGAGGTCGACTGGCAGGAGGTCGAGAAGCTGCTCAAGCTCGCGTTCCCGCTGGACGTGCGGGCCGAGGTGTCGACGGCGGAGACCCAGTTCGGGCACCTGCACCGGCCCATCCACGTGAACACCTCCTGGGAGGCGGCCAAGTTCGAGATCTGCGCGCACCGCTGGCTGCATGTCGGCGAGCCCGGCTACGGCGTGGCGCTGGCCAACGACTCCACCTACGGCCACGACGTGACCCGCACGACCCGTGACGACGGCGGCACCACGACAACGGTCCGCCTCTCCCTGCTCCGCGCTCCCCGCTTCCCCGACCCGCACACGGACCAGGGCACGCACCGCTTCCGCCACGCCCTCGTCATCGGCGCAGGTATCGCCGAGGCGGTCGCGGCCGGGTACCGGATCAACCTCCCCCAGCGCGTCGTGCGGGGTGCGCGCGAGGTGGAGCCACTGGTGTCCGTCGACAACCCGGCGGTGGTGATCGAGGCCGTCAAGCTCGCCGACGACCGATCGGGCGACGTCGTCGTCCGGCTCTACGAATCCCTCGGCGGCCGAGCCCGCACGACGCTGCGCACCTCGTTCCCGAGTCAGGCCGTCATCGAAACCGACCTGCTCGAACGCCCCCTGGCCGACTCCTCGGCCGACCTGGAGCTGCGCCCCTTCCAGGTGCTCACCCTGCGATTCACCCGGCCCGGCGGTGAATCGACGCACTAG
- a CDS encoding glycosyl hydrolase, with amino-acid sequence MLRFGVNYTPSDGWFHHWLDFDLDAVRADFASIAGLGLDHVRVFPLWPVFQPNRGLVRPKAVEQLVSMVDAAAEFGLDVQVDALQGHLSSFDFYPSWVQTWHRRNVFTDPDVVAGQAFYLRTLLEALRDRPNFLGLTLGNETNLLAESNPLTSDEAAAWLDELLLVCAAVAPDQPHVHSEYDAVWYEDDHPFLPVHAARKGAMMTVHSWVFNGTAQRYGPLSAESLHHAEYLVELAKAWGAPDRPVWLQEIGAAQPEISAEQAPEFAERTLANVLTCTNLWGVTWWCSHDVDRALVDFPEREYELGLLTTGRKVKPLGETVARIVAAARDTPPSPVARMTSVKLTGERSSWGPGGAFFDEWMGLARDGVRASIEVG; translated from the coding sequence TTGCTGCGATTCGGTGTCAACTACACCCCGTCCGACGGCTGGTTCCACCACTGGCTGGACTTCGACCTCGACGCCGTGCGGGCGGACTTCGCCTCCATCGCGGGCCTCGGCTTGGACCACGTGCGGGTGTTCCCGCTGTGGCCGGTGTTCCAGCCCAACCGCGGACTCGTGCGGCCGAAGGCGGTGGAGCAACTGGTGTCGATGGTCGACGCCGCCGCGGAGTTCGGCCTCGACGTGCAGGTGGACGCGTTGCAGGGCCACCTGTCGAGCTTCGACTTCTACCCGTCGTGGGTGCAGACCTGGCACCGCCGCAACGTGTTCACCGACCCGGACGTCGTCGCCGGGCAGGCGTTCTACCTGCGGACGCTGCTGGAGGCGTTGCGGGACAGGCCGAACTTCCTCGGCCTGACGCTGGGCAACGAGACCAACCTGCTGGCCGAGTCGAACCCGCTCACCTCCGACGAGGCCGCCGCGTGGCTGGACGAACTGCTGCTCGTGTGCGCCGCGGTCGCGCCGGACCAGCCGCACGTGCACTCGGAGTACGACGCCGTCTGGTACGAGGACGACCATCCTTTCCTGCCCGTGCACGCCGCGCGCAAGGGCGCGATGATGACCGTGCACTCGTGGGTGTTCAACGGGACCGCGCAGCGCTACGGGCCGTTGAGCGCGGAGAGCCTGCACCACGCCGAGTACCTGGTGGAACTGGCGAAGGCGTGGGGCGCGCCCGACCGGCCGGTGTGGCTCCAGGAGATCGGGGCGGCGCAGCCGGAGATCAGCGCCGAACAGGCGCCGGAGTTCGCCGAACGGACGTTGGCGAACGTGCTGACGTGCACGAACCTGTGGGGCGTCACGTGGTGGTGCTCGCACGACGTGGACCGCGCGCTGGTCGACTTCCCCGAACGCGAGTACGAGCTGGGGCTGCTGACGACCGGGCGGAAGGTGAAGCCGCTCGGCGAGACCGTGGCGCGGATCGTGGCGGCGGCGCGGGACACCCCGCCGTCCCCGGTGGCGCGGATGACGTCGGTGAAATTGACTGGGGAGCGTTCGTCGTGGGGGCCCGGTGGCGCCTTCTTCGACGAGTGGATGGGCCTCGCCCGCGACGGCGTGCGAGCTTCGATCGAAGTGGGGTAA
- a CDS encoding carbohydrate ABC transporter permease, protein MRRIGRYALLLFVLAITIGPFLWQLSTSLKGAGEDVYAPDFVPSQPTLANYAGVADAVPVWTFVLNSLFVAVINVVANCVGASMAGYALARLKFRGRRLAALVFASGILVPFEVILISLFLVMRSFGLTNTLTGVVLPGAIAALNVLLMRNAFLALQPEVEEAAVIDGANAWQRFVRIAVPSARGTILVVALFSFMFSWDDFLWPLVVLSDPDKYTLTIGLAYLQGTFFQNQRLVAAGTIIAVAPLIVLFISLQKHFFRGVGEGAIKG, encoded by the coding sequence GTGAGGCGGATCGGCAGGTACGCGCTGCTGCTGTTCGTGCTGGCGATCACCATCGGCCCGTTCCTGTGGCAGCTGTCGACCTCGCTCAAGGGCGCGGGCGAGGACGTGTACGCGCCGGACTTCGTGCCCTCCCAACCGACTCTGGCCAACTACGCGGGCGTGGCCGACGCCGTCCCGGTGTGGACGTTCGTGCTGAACTCGCTGTTCGTGGCCGTGATCAACGTGGTCGCCAACTGCGTCGGCGCGTCGATGGCCGGCTACGCGTTGGCACGCCTCAAGTTCCGCGGTCGAAGGTTGGCCGCGCTGGTGTTCGCCTCGGGCATCCTGGTGCCGTTCGAGGTCATCCTCATCTCGCTGTTCCTGGTCATGCGGTCGTTCGGGCTGACCAACACGCTGACCGGCGTGGTGCTGCCCGGCGCCATTGCCGCGCTGAACGTCCTGCTGATGCGCAACGCCTTCCTCGCCCTGCAACCGGAGGTGGAGGAGGCCGCGGTCATCGACGGCGCGAACGCGTGGCAGCGGTTCGTCCGGATCGCGGTGCCGTCGGCGCGCGGCACGATCCTGGTGGTCGCGCTGTTCTCGTTCATGTTCAGCTGGGACGACTTCCTGTGGCCGCTGGTGGTGCTCAGCGACCCGGACAAGTACACGCTGACCATCGGGCTGGCCTACCTCCAGGGCACGTTCTTCCAGAACCAGCGGCTGGTCGCGGCGGGCACGATCATCGCCGTCGCACCGCTGATCGTGCTGTTCATCAGCCTGCAGAAGCACTTCTTCCGCGGGGTCGGCGAAGGTGCCATCAAGGGCTAG
- a CDS encoding sugar ABC transporter permease encodes MRSPARVSRWYTPWLFLLPGLAVVVTFSLVPFVNMIVLAFTNATALGGGQFTGLANFRRMLDDPKFWVALRNSSLYLVCIVPPLVVLPLLIALLVRKKLPGITFFRTAFFTPVIASAVVVGLIWTWLLDSQGLVNNVLRALGWVSRPVPFLTDEWLLLFSAMLVTVWKGLGYYMIIYLAALGNVPGDLHEAAQVDGAGPVRRFFAVTVPALRPTMVLVAALSAVNGFRVFSEIYLLSGGSGGPGGADTSLVMLIQQTGTGLTGNVGYASALSLVLFVITLGLLLVTLRLNRREEAL; translated from the coding sequence ATGCGATCGCCTGCTCGGGTGAGCCGCTGGTACACGCCGTGGCTGTTCCTGCTGCCGGGACTGGCCGTCGTCGTCACGTTCAGCCTGGTGCCGTTCGTGAACATGATCGTGCTGGCGTTCACGAACGCCACCGCGCTCGGCGGCGGGCAGTTCACCGGACTCGCGAACTTCCGGCGGATGCTGGACGACCCGAAGTTCTGGGTGGCGCTGCGCAACAGCTCGCTGTACCTGGTGTGCATCGTGCCGCCGCTGGTGGTGCTGCCGCTGCTGATCGCGTTGCTGGTGCGGAAGAAGCTGCCCGGCATCACGTTCTTCCGCACCGCGTTCTTCACCCCGGTGATCGCCTCGGCGGTGGTCGTCGGGCTGATCTGGACGTGGCTGCTCGACAGCCAGGGCCTGGTCAACAACGTCCTGCGCGCCCTGGGCTGGGTGAGCAGGCCGGTGCCGTTCCTGACCGACGAGTGGCTGCTGCTGTTCAGCGCGATGCTCGTGACGGTCTGGAAGGGCCTCGGCTACTACATGATCATCTACCTGGCCGCGCTCGGGAACGTGCCGGGCGACCTGCACGAGGCCGCCCAGGTCGACGGCGCCGGACCGGTCAGGAGGTTCTTCGCCGTCACGGTTCCCGCGCTGCGGCCGACGATGGTGCTGGTGGCCGCGCTGTCGGCGGTGAACGGGTTCCGGGTGTTCTCGGAGATCTACCTGCTTTCCGGCGGATCCGGCGGGCCCGGCGGCGCGGACACGTCGCTGGTGATGCTGATCCAGCAGACCGGCACGGGCCTGACCGGCAACGTCGGCTACGCGTCGGCGTTGAGCCTGGTGTTGTTCGTGATCACGCTGGGGCTGCTGCTGGTCACGTTGCGGCTCAACCGGCGGGAGGAGGCGCTGTGA
- a CDS encoding sugar ABC transporter substrate-binding protein: MRTTRRVFLIGLAAATLAGCGLSGTNEQGGAVAGEVKGEITFQTWALKPKYTQYVEGVIAAFQQEHAGTMVKWIDQPADGYLTKVLADASAGSLPDVINVPPDLSFPLAKAGQLVNLDEAAADAKKDYLDNAWAAYAIPGKAGTYGFPWYLNTGPVFYNKALFQQAGLNPDSPPTTFAELEAAALTMAQKTDRQVAMLGQTPSIADFGLYGVEMMNADGTKFTFNSAKGVELVDMYKRMYDAGGLVAEALTQNYTGSGAKFMAQQTALTPGSAYDLGKFKTDAPSLYANIGITKPITNTGKANMFVHGVSVPTSSKNKPTALAFGRFVTNAANQLAFSKVATIFPSSRDGMEDPYFTTEDGTDEARVRVAAAKQLGDSINYTPVQFSQQMQDSLRQNLADAMLGKKSAQQALDDTVAECDRLLG, encoded by the coding sequence ATGCGGACTACTCGGCGGGTATTCCTGATCGGTCTGGCGGCGGCGACCCTGGCGGGCTGCGGGCTGTCCGGCACGAACGAGCAGGGAGGTGCGGTCGCAGGCGAGGTCAAGGGCGAGATCACCTTCCAGACGTGGGCGCTCAAACCCAAGTACACGCAGTACGTCGAGGGTGTCATAGCCGCCTTCCAGCAGGAACACGCCGGGACGATGGTCAAGTGGATCGACCAGCCCGCCGACGGCTACCTGACCAAGGTACTGGCCGACGCCTCCGCCGGGTCCCTTCCGGACGTGATCAACGTGCCGCCGGATCTCAGCTTTCCGCTCGCCAAGGCGGGCCAGCTCGTGAACCTGGACGAGGCGGCGGCCGATGCCAAGAAGGACTACCTCGACAACGCGTGGGCCGCTTACGCCATTCCGGGTAAAGCCGGTACGTACGGTTTTCCGTGGTACCTGAACACCGGTCCTGTTTTCTACAACAAAGCGCTGTTCCAGCAGGCCGGGTTGAATCCGGACAGTCCTCCGACGACGTTCGCCGAACTCGAGGCGGCCGCGCTGACCATGGCCCAGAAGACCGACCGCCAGGTCGCGATGCTCGGCCAGACACCGTCCATCGCGGACTTCGGGCTCTACGGCGTCGAGATGATGAACGCCGACGGCACGAAGTTCACGTTCAACTCCGCCAAGGGCGTCGAACTGGTCGACATGTACAAGCGGATGTACGACGCGGGCGGGCTGGTCGCGGAGGCGCTGACCCAGAACTACACCGGGTCCGGGGCGAAGTTCATGGCGCAGCAGACCGCCCTGACCCCCGGCTCGGCCTACGACCTCGGCAAGTTCAAGACCGACGCGCCGTCGTTGTACGCGAACATCGGCATCACCAAGCCGATCACCAACACCGGCAAGGCCAACATGTTCGTGCACGGCGTCTCGGTGCCGACCTCCAGCAAGAACAAGCCGACCGCGCTGGCGTTCGGCCGGTTCGTGACGAACGCGGCGAACCAGCTGGCGTTCTCCAAGGTCGCGACGATCTTCCCCAGCAGCCGGGACGGGATGGAGGACCCGTACTTCACCACCGAGGACGGGACCGACGAGGCCAGGGTGCGGGTGGCCGCGGCCAAGCAGCTCGGCGACTCGATCAACTACACGCCGGTGCAGTTCAGCCAGCAGATGCAGGACTCGCTGCGGCAGAACCTCGCGGACGCGATGCTGGGCAAGAAGTCCGCGCAGCAGGCGCTCGACGACACGGTCGCCGAATGCGATCGCCTGCTCGGGTGA
- a CDS encoding LacI family DNA-binding transcriptional regulator, which yields MKRPTIRDIALRAGVSKGAVSLALNGRPGVSDATRRRILAVAEELAWRPNSAARALSAARADSVGLVLARPARTLGVESFFFQLISGLQAELSTRSVALMFQVVEDQDAEIEVYRRWCSEQRVDGVFLVDLRVDDRRIALVEELRLPAVVIGGPGHHGGLASVWADDAKAMVSIIEHLGSLGHRRIARVAGLPGLLHTERRTTAFHEAASAWGITAAECVATDYTDEQGASATRELLSGPTPPTAIVYDNDVMAVAGAGVAAELGVAVPDGVSLVAWDDSPLCRLIHPPLTALARDTFAFGGRAATALLTVLDGGPPADVEDQVPVLVPRGSTGPPRGA from the coding sequence GTGAAACGTCCGACCATCCGCGACATCGCGCTCCGCGCGGGCGTCTCGAAAGGCGCGGTCTCGCTCGCGCTCAACGGCAGGCCGGGCGTGTCCGACGCGACCCGGCGGCGCATCCTCGCCGTGGCCGAGGAGCTGGCGTGGCGGCCGAACAGCGCGGCCCGCGCCCTGTCGGCGGCCCGTGCGGACTCGGTCGGCCTGGTGCTCGCCCGACCCGCCCGCACACTCGGCGTCGAGTCGTTCTTCTTCCAGCTGATCTCCGGCCTCCAGGCCGAGCTGTCGACCAGGTCCGTCGCCCTGATGTTCCAGGTCGTCGAGGACCAGGACGCCGAGATCGAGGTCTACCGGCGCTGGTGCTCCGAACAGCGGGTGGACGGCGTGTTCCTGGTCGACCTGCGGGTGGACGACCGGCGGATCGCGCTCGTCGAGGAGCTGCGGCTGCCCGCCGTCGTCATCGGCGGGCCCGGCCACCACGGCGGGCTGGCCAGCGTGTGGGCCGACGACGCCAAGGCGATGGTGTCGATCATCGAGCACCTCGGCTCGCTGGGGCACCGGCGGATCGCGCGGGTCGCGGGCCTGCCCGGACTGCTGCACACCGAGCGCCGCACGACCGCGTTCCACGAGGCCGCGAGCGCGTGGGGGATCACGGCCGCGGAGTGCGTGGCGACCGACTACACCGACGAGCAGGGGGCGAGCGCCACCCGCGAGCTGCTGTCCGGGCCCACGCCGCCGACCGCGATCGTCTACGACAACGACGTGATGGCGGTGGCGGGCGCGGGGGTCGCGGCCGAGCTGGGGGTGGCGGTGCCCGACGGGGTGTCGCTGGTGGCGTGGGACGACTCGCCGCTGTGCAGGCTGATCCACCCGCCGCTCACCGCGTTGGCGCGGGACACGTTCGCCTTCGGCGGGCGCGCGGCGACGGCGCTGCTGACCGTGCTGGACGGCGGGCCGCCCGCCGACGTCGAGGACCAAGTGCCGGTGTTGGTCCCGAGGGGCAGCACCGGCCCGCCGCGTGGTGCCTGA
- a CDS encoding alpha/beta hydrolase, which translates to MVAVNGLEIAHRQSTGTGRPVVLVHGNSSSSRTWQPLLDGPFGKRFRCLAPDLPGHGGSQTPDGGYSMATFTAAVSGFAEVSDALDAVFVGWSLGGHIVIEAEPRLPDAAGFVVFGTPPLPNPAAVPSAFLPNPAMAVGFTGEVSEEDAAAYAGSFVAPGSALPLHGFVADILATDPAAREGIGNAIGSGSIADEAAIVAGLEKPLAVLHGRGEQLVSLDYLRGLDIPTLWRGEVQLIDNVGHAPQEENPEALATLLTQFLDDLP; encoded by the coding sequence ATGGTCGCCGTCAACGGGCTGGAGATCGCCCACCGGCAGAGCACGGGCACGGGGAGACCGGTCGTGCTGGTGCACGGGAACTCGTCGTCGTCCAGGACGTGGCAACCGCTGCTGGACGGGCCGTTCGGCAAGCGGTTCCGCTGCCTCGCGCCGGACCTTCCTGGTCACGGCGGGTCGCAGACGCCGGACGGCGGCTACTCGATGGCGACGTTCACCGCCGCCGTCTCCGGGTTCGCCGAGGTGTCGGACGCCCTCGACGCGGTGTTCGTCGGCTGGAGCCTCGGCGGGCACATCGTCATCGAGGCCGAGCCGCGCCTGCCCGACGCCGCGGGTTTCGTCGTCTTCGGCACACCGCCCCTGCCCAACCCGGCCGCGGTGCCCTCGGCGTTCCTGCCGAACCCCGCGATGGCCGTCGGCTTCACCGGCGAGGTCTCGGAGGAGGACGCCGCGGCGTACGCCGGGAGCTTCGTCGCACCCGGTTCGGCGTTGCCGCTGCACGGTTTCGTCGCCGACATCCTGGCCACCGACCCCGCCGCGCGGGAGGGCATCGGCAACGCCATCGGCTCCGGCTCCATCGCCGACGAGGCCGCGATCGTGGCGGGCCTGGAGAAACCACTGGCCGTGCTGCACGGCCGCGGCGAGCAGCTCGTCTCGCTGGACTACCTGCGAGGACTGGACATCCCGACGCTGTGGCGCGGCGAGGTGCAACTGATCGACAACGTCGGCCACGCACCCCAGGAGGAAAACCCCGAAGCCCTAGCCACCCTCCTCACCCAATTCCTCGACGACCTCCCCTAA